A genomic stretch from Chitinophaga agri includes:
- a CDS encoding SusC/RagA family TonB-linked outer membrane protein produces the protein MKVLPTLGLLVISMLASLTGIAQPLPFMQQPLDVKVKRMPVVQFMKWITARTGASFAYPNEVVEGHAPVTMEGSHITVQVMLERIFPPAQYDIRTIGQQIIIRFRKQPSAVTDTAQPTRMLQMNTVVVTALGIRRQQHTLGYAYAEVRGNELTAARDIHPLNTLSGKVAGLDVSPVNSGMSGSVRLTLRGMRLLGANNQPLLVLDGIPVNNSSPGQAERYGGYDLGDGTAIVNPDDVETVSILKGGASAALYGSRAANGVLLITTKKGVAKGLEVAFMSNVGLEQSNDPYHFQEEYGSGRDGMLPVDAAAARWVSQYSWGPKMHPDSLVWLWNGQQVPYVNARHTINHFFRQGFRSTHSLSASAGSENLRVRLSYTNTRSKDILPESDLQRHHLSTRITANLTRRLEADARFSWLHEQVGNRPALSDNPNNVGYVLSGLAANIDPDWLQVYKDTAGRYINWNNNGYQVNPYWAVHEQPNNSQQDRLHGFLLLKYKLSPDLAVQLRTGVDHTAFTFQELMNYYTPVNPLGAINVKDRRLSEINADLLLTYSRRLHQLGITLNAGAIRMDYYERVRNMTGREMIQPGNRGVENFGTRMRTEMVLRKRTNSLYASLDIAYKRLLYLSLTGRNDWSSTLPADHNAYFYPSASAAFQFTELLKDKRVLSFGKLRVSVAQTGTDAAQPYLLRLSYSHNPDIPRIKGYSIGGVAVDHVPFADLRPGVSRGYEAGVDLAFFNHRMGLDATWYQSNTRDQVLNAPVSITTGYTSAVINSGNIRNRGVEIGLTLIPIAGKAFNWETRFIFSRNSNRIRSLNTLVSPYYTMSVARWGNASIVAKEGAAYGMISGRHFLRDAQGRMVLDVNHLPRYTATDSYLGNNQYDWTGSITNRVSYKRFSVTCLLDVKYGGNIFSMTNLLAYANGRQRGTLAGRQEWARSEQERISAGKRPEEWTPTGGLLIQGVQAATGNAVSAYVNPQAYWTRVSDNIPEAFIYPATFVKLREAHLDYRLPRFHHRFREAMVSLTGRNLLTLYKAVPNIDPESGYNNITAQGLEYGSLPMRRSYGVKFSVQF, from the coding sequence ATGAAGGTCCTGCCCACTTTAGGTCTCCTCGTCATTTCCATGTTAGCTTCCCTGACGGGAATAGCGCAACCGCTCCCATTCATGCAGCAGCCACTGGATGTTAAGGTAAAACGCATGCCTGTGGTACAATTCATGAAATGGATCACGGCCCGGACAGGCGCTTCCTTTGCCTACCCCAACGAGGTGGTGGAAGGGCACGCCCCTGTTACCATGGAAGGATCGCATATAACGGTACAGGTTATGCTCGAACGTATCTTTCCCCCGGCACAATATGATATCAGGACCATTGGTCAGCAGATTATTATCCGCTTCAGAAAACAGCCGTCTGCTGTCACAGATACAGCACAACCAACCCGTATGCTGCAGATGAATACCGTGGTGGTAACTGCGCTGGGCATCAGGCGTCAGCAGCATACGCTGGGATATGCGTATGCGGAGGTCAGGGGAAATGAGCTCACGGCAGCCCGGGATATCCATCCCCTGAACACATTGAGCGGGAAGGTGGCCGGACTGGATGTTAGCCCGGTGAACAGTGGTATGAGCGGTTCCGTGAGACTGACCCTGCGGGGGATGAGATTACTGGGCGCGAATAATCAGCCACTGCTGGTGCTGGACGGGATTCCTGTTAATAACTCCTCTCCCGGACAGGCAGAACGCTACGGTGGTTATGACCTGGGTGATGGTACTGCCATTGTCAACCCAGATGATGTGGAAACAGTCTCAATACTCAAAGGAGGGGCTTCCGCGGCTTTATATGGCAGTCGTGCCGCAAATGGTGTCCTGCTTATCACTACGAAAAAGGGAGTCGCCAAAGGGCTGGAAGTAGCCTTTATGTCGAACGTTGGGCTGGAGCAATCAAACGATCCCTATCATTTCCAGGAAGAATATGGAAGTGGTCGTGATGGTATGCTACCGGTCGATGCGGCCGCGGCCCGCTGGGTTTCACAGTACAGCTGGGGACCTAAGATGCATCCGGATTCCCTGGTATGGCTGTGGAATGGGCAGCAGGTACCCTATGTCAATGCCAGGCATACCATCAACCATTTCTTTCGCCAGGGGTTCAGGAGCACACATTCCCTCTCGGCATCAGCCGGCAGTGAAAACCTCCGTGTCCGGCTGTCCTACACCAATACCCGTTCAAAAGACATCCTGCCGGAAAGTGATCTGCAGCGACACCATCTTTCCACCCGGATCACTGCAAACCTGACCAGGCGACTGGAAGCAGATGCGCGTTTTTCCTGGTTGCACGAACAGGTAGGTAACCGTCCGGCATTATCTGATAATCCCAACAATGTTGGGTATGTGCTTTCCGGTCTGGCAGCGAATATTGATCCTGACTGGCTGCAGGTTTACAAAGACACTGCAGGCCGCTATATCAACTGGAATAACAATGGATATCAGGTCAATCCCTACTGGGCTGTCCATGAACAACCGAATAACAGCCAGCAGGACCGGCTCCATGGTTTCCTGCTGCTGAAATATAAACTAAGTCCGGACCTTGCTGTACAGCTACGCACGGGTGTTGACCATACTGCCTTCACCTTTCAGGAGTTGATGAATTACTACACGCCTGTCAATCCATTGGGCGCCATCAATGTGAAAGACCGGCGGTTATCAGAGATCAACGCTGACCTGTTGCTCACCTACTCCCGTCGTTTGCATCAGTTAGGGATCACTTTGAACGCAGGTGCTATCCGCATGGATTATTATGAACGCGTGCGTAATATGACGGGCAGGGAAATGATACAACCCGGTAACAGAGGCGTTGAGAACTTCGGTACCCGCATGCGTACCGAGATGGTATTGCGGAAGCGTACCAATTCACTTTACGCCTCACTCGACATAGCTTACAAACGGTTGTTGTACCTGTCCCTGACCGGCCGGAATGACTGGTCATCCACTTTACCTGCTGACCACAACGCGTATTTCTATCCTTCTGCATCGGCCGCTTTTCAGTTCACAGAACTGCTGAAGGATAAGCGGGTCCTGTCTTTCGGCAAGTTGCGGGTATCTGTAGCACAGACCGGGACGGACGCGGCGCAGCCTTATCTGCTGCGGCTGAGTTATAGCCATAACCCGGACATCCCCCGTATCAAAGGATATTCTATTGGTGGTGTAGCGGTAGACCATGTACCTTTTGCTGATCTGCGACCAGGGGTCAGCAGGGGATATGAAGCCGGTGTCGATCTCGCTTTTTTTAATCACCGCATGGGTCTCGACGCGACGTGGTATCAATCCAATACACGTGATCAGGTACTGAATGCGCCGGTATCCATCACTACGGGTTATACCAGTGCGGTGATCAACTCAGGTAATATCCGGAACAGGGGCGTAGAGATAGGTCTGACGCTTATACCCATTGCAGGTAAAGCGTTCAACTGGGAGACCCGTTTTATTTTTTCCCGTAACAGTAATCGTATACGCTCTCTGAATACGCTGGTCTCACCCTATTATACGATGTCCGTTGCAAGATGGGGAAATGCCTCTATCGTGGCAAAGGAAGGTGCTGCGTATGGTATGATCAGTGGCAGGCATTTCCTGCGGGATGCGCAGGGCCGGATGGTGCTGGATGTTAATCATCTGCCCAGATATACTGCAACGGACAGTTACCTGGGTAATAATCAGTATGACTGGACGGGGAGCATCACCAACAGGGTGTCTTACAAACGGTTCAGTGTAACATGCCTGCTGGATGTGAAATATGGTGGTAATATCTTTTCCATGACCAATCTCCTGGCCTATGCCAATGGCAGGCAGCGTGGTACGCTGGCCGGCAGGCAGGAATGGGCACGCTCAGAGCAGGAACGGATCAGTGCGGGGAAAAGGCCGGAAGAGTGGACGCCTACCGGCGGATTGCTCATACAAGGGGTGCAGGCAGCTACGGGGAATGCGGTGAGTGCGTATGTGAATCCGCAGGCCTACTGGACCCGCGTGTCAGATAATATCCCGGAAGCATTTATATATCCTGCTACGTTCGTCAAATTGCGGGAGGCACACCTGGATTACCGCCTGCCGCGCTTTCATCATCGCTTCCGCGAGGCGATGGTTTCCCTGACCGGCAGGAACCTGCTTACATTGTACAAAGCGGTGCCGAATATCGATCCTGAATCAGGTTATAATAACATTACTGCGCAGGGACTGGAATATGGCTCCCTGCCCATGAGAAGATCTTATGGTGTGAAATTCTCTGTCCAATTTTAA
- the eat gene encoding ethanolamine permease, giving the protein MSAQETVLKKVIKPVHLWAIGVGLVISGEYFGWNYGWGVAGTVGFLLATVIITVLYITFIFSFTELTTSIPQAGGPFTYTHRALGPFGGLIAGYATAVEFLLATPAIAFALGNYLHFLHPSLPVLGCGIAFYVILTGVNLLGIKESALFSLVITLLAVVELLIYMGIVAPSFKVDNFMHNAMPAGWMGVFAALPFAMWLYVCIEGIAMVAEEVKDPADNIPTGYISAMLTLAILAIGVMVLTGGITDWQTLSAIDYPLPEAIGVVLGKQNGITKIFAGIGLFGLIASFNGIIISYSRQLFALARGGYLPPVLATLSPKRQVPYVALIVGGALGVVALYLGKTDQLVILSVMGAVVMYILSMISLFILRKKEPLLERPFKAPFYPWFPAIALVLSIVSLIAIIYYNSMLGLLFFAGMLIAVIIFVAMGKHKIVVSNTGTEKVIAS; this is encoded by the coding sequence ATGTCTGCTCAGGAAACTGTTTTAAAGAAGGTGATCAAGCCTGTTCACCTGTGGGCCATCGGTGTTGGCCTTGTTATTTCCGGTGAATACTTCGGATGGAATTATGGCTGGGGTGTGGCCGGTACCGTCGGCTTTCTGCTGGCAACAGTGATCATTACCGTATTGTATATCACGTTTATATTCAGCTTCACTGAACTCACCACGTCTATACCACAGGCCGGCGGACCATTCACTTACACGCATCGGGCACTGGGGCCTTTCGGCGGACTGATAGCCGGATATGCCACTGCTGTTGAGTTTTTGCTGGCCACACCTGCTATCGCTTTTGCATTGGGGAATTACCTGCATTTCCTGCATCCCTCACTACCAGTGCTGGGGTGTGGTATAGCGTTTTATGTGATACTTACCGGCGTGAACCTGCTGGGTATTAAAGAATCTGCATTGTTCTCACTCGTTATCACATTACTGGCAGTGGTGGAACTACTGATCTATATGGGTATCGTAGCGCCTTCCTTTAAGGTAGACAATTTCATGCACAATGCCATGCCCGCAGGATGGATGGGCGTGTTTGCCGCATTGCCTTTCGCCATGTGGTTGTATGTCTGTATTGAAGGTATTGCGATGGTGGCAGAGGAGGTAAAAGACCCTGCTGATAACATTCCTACAGGATATATCTCCGCCATGCTGACGCTGGCGATACTCGCTATCGGTGTGATGGTGCTTACCGGAGGTATCACTGACTGGCAAACTTTATCTGCCATAGATTATCCGCTGCCGGAAGCTATCGGTGTGGTGCTGGGTAAACAGAATGGTATTACCAAGATATTTGCAGGTATCGGTCTCTTCGGACTGATCGCATCCTTTAATGGTATCATTATCAGCTACTCGCGCCAGTTATTTGCACTGGCCAGAGGAGGTTACCTGCCACCGGTACTGGCTACACTTAGTCCTAAAAGGCAGGTGCCTTATGTCGCATTGATCGTCGGTGGCGCATTGGGGGTAGTGGCGTTGTATCTCGGAAAGACTGATCAGCTGGTGATCCTGTCAGTGATGGGGGCCGTTGTAATGTACATCCTGAGTATGATCAGTCTGTTTATATTACGGAAGAAGGAGCCTTTACTGGAACGTCCTTTCAAAGCGCCTTTCTATCCCTGGTTTCCGGCTATAGCGCTGGTGCTCTCTATCGTATCACTGATTGCTATCATTTACTATAACAGCATGCTGGGCTTACTCTTTTTTGCCGGGATGCTCATTGCGGTCATCATCTTTGTCGCTATGGGCAAACATAAAATAGTTGTATCAAATACCGGCACAGAAAAAGTGATCGCTTCATAA
- a CDS encoding VOC family protein, with the protein MEKKKAGTILWHDIAVQDAGAVSDFYRQVVGWDKSGLSMGDYDDYVMQAKEGDAQTGTVGICHAKGGNAYLPPQWLIYVAVDDLDKSLEQCTALGGKVIGDKRKMGDDAVYCLIQDPAGAHLMLWEQR; encoded by the coding sequence ATGGAAAAGAAAAAAGCAGGCACTATTTTATGGCATGACATTGCTGTGCAGGATGCAGGCGCTGTCAGTGATTTTTACCGTCAGGTAGTTGGATGGGATAAATCAGGTCTTAGCATGGGGGACTATGACGACTATGTTATGCAGGCGAAAGAGGGCGATGCGCAGACGGGTACGGTGGGGATATGCCATGCAAAGGGTGGGAATGCTTATCTGCCGCCACAGTGGTTGATCTATGTAGCAGTGGATGACCTGGATAAGAGTCTGGAGCAGTGTACGGCCCTGGGTGGTAAGGTGATTGGCGATAAGCGGAAAATGGGGGATGATGCGGTGTATTGTCTTATTCAGGATCCGGCGGGGGCGCATTTGATGTTGTGGGAGCAGCGATAG
- a CDS encoding GlxA family transcriptional regulator: protein MTNLALLLTYNHRLISTAAILDVFESVNSMYTASQQPSYFNIQLILPDQEDVSLLPHYGRHQTVALKDAGRPDVVLIPAFISGDVDTAITANNIFIPWIRQQHQAGAEIASFCTGAFLLAATGLLNGKPATTHMNACPAFAGHFPDVLLQPDKVLTAAAGIYTSGGATSTFHLLLHLVEKYCGTDMAVNAAKLFAIDMDRDTQSYFGMFLPVKRHTDPLISEVQQRMEASFREARNVESFMENIPASRRNFVRRFKQATGITPIEYLQKTRIEAAKKMLEQTGNSILAVMLDCGYNDIKAFRKVFRKEVGLTPTEYRLKFAGSRNTFLQVEM from the coding sequence ATGACGAACCTGGCATTGTTGCTTACCTATAATCATCGGCTGATCAGCACGGCCGCCATCCTGGATGTGTTTGAGTCTGTCAATTCCATGTATACCGCCAGCCAGCAGCCATCTTACTTTAATATTCAGCTGATATTACCTGATCAGGAAGACGTCAGTCTGCTGCCCCACTATGGTCGCCATCAAACTGTGGCGCTGAAGGATGCCGGTCGTCCTGATGTCGTGTTAATACCCGCCTTCATCTCTGGTGATGTAGATACGGCTATTACCGCCAATAATATCTTTATTCCGTGGATCAGGCAGCAGCACCAGGCAGGTGCTGAGATAGCGAGTTTTTGTACAGGCGCGTTCCTGTTGGCTGCTACCGGACTGCTGAATGGTAAACCAGCTACTACACATATGAATGCGTGTCCTGCGTTTGCCGGGCACTTTCCGGATGTGTTGCTGCAACCGGATAAAGTACTCACCGCTGCTGCAGGCATTTACACCAGTGGAGGTGCGACGAGTACCTTTCATTTGCTGTTGCATCTCGTAGAAAAATACTGTGGTACAGATATGGCTGTCAACGCAGCCAAACTGTTCGCTATCGATATGGACCGTGACACACAATCCTACTTCGGCATGTTCCTGCCGGTGAAAAGACATACAGATCCACTGATATCGGAAGTACAGCAACGTATGGAAGCCAGTTTCCGCGAAGCGCGCAATGTAGAGTCGTTTATGGAAAATATCCCCGCCAGCAGGCGCAACTTCGTACGCAGGTTTAAACAGGCAACCGGTATCACACCTATTGAGTATTTGCAGAAAACGCGCATAGAAGCTGCTAAAAAAATGCTGGAGCAGACCGGAAACAGCATCCTGGCTGTGATGCTCGACTGCGGATATAACGATATCAAGGCGTTCCGTAAGGTGTTCAGAAAGGAAGTCGGACTTACGCCTACCGAATACCGGCTTAAATTCGCCGGTAGCCGTAATACCTTCCTGCAGGTGGAAATGTGA
- a CDS encoding FecR domain-containing protein: MNKKDVTEFVIDCLTDAGNTDKQAALQRWLAMSEDNRTLYAELKHLWEAAAAVPPVPFDTAAGWEELAAGIRMTAPGKRIFPWKAVAAAVCLSLAGAGSWWWQSTAAVWKVYVARDIEKDSLLLPDGSLVYLKPNTSLQYKQPFTERTVMMLTGEAYFDVVSDPQRTFTVQAKEATLRVLGTAFNIRMDDQQTEVIVFQGKVSVQQQGAQLVLNSGDGNKGVLDQSAGIITHPQGNYSNQCVWATHDLSFENQEAVIVASTIAAYYGIPEIKIAENLKHKRITLRLHKMPVEQALEILAAVLEE; this comes from the coding sequence ATGAATAAGAAGGACGTAACGGAATTTGTCATTGATTGTCTGACAGATGCCGGCAACACAGACAAGCAGGCTGCATTACAAAGATGGTTAGCGATGTCGGAAGACAACCGCACCCTGTATGCGGAACTGAAGCATCTCTGGGAAGCCGCCGCAGCTGTCCCTCCTGTACCTTTTGATACAGCTGCTGGCTGGGAAGAACTGGCCGCGGGTATCCGGATGACGGCTCCTGGAAAACGTATCTTCCCCTGGAAAGCTGTAGCAGCAGCTGTATGCCTGTCGCTGGCAGGCGCTGGCAGCTGGTGGTGGCAGTCCACAGCTGCCGTCTGGAAAGTCTATGTAGCCCGTGACATAGAAAAGGATAGCCTGTTATTGCCTGATGGCTCTCTTGTTTACCTCAAACCAAACACTTCGCTGCAATACAAACAACCTTTCACCGAACGTACGGTAATGATGCTGACAGGAGAAGCTTATTTTGATGTCGTAAGCGATCCGCAGCGCACTTTTACGGTGCAGGCAAAGGAGGCTACACTCCGGGTGTTAGGCACTGCTTTCAATATCCGCATGGATGATCAGCAAACGGAGGTCATCGTTTTTCAGGGAAAAGTGAGTGTGCAGCAGCAGGGCGCGCAACTGGTACTGAACAGCGGAGATGGAAATAAAGGTGTGCTGGACCAGTCGGCCGGCATTATCACACATCCACAGGGAAATTACAGCAATCAGTGTGTATGGGCTACCCATGACCTGTCCTTTGAAAATCAGGAGGCGGTGATAGTTGCCAGCACTATCGCGGCATACTATGGCATCCCGGAAATAAAAATTGCCGAAAATCTGAAACATAAACGTATTACCTTACGGCTGCATAAAATGCCGGTCGAACAAGCGCTCGAAATACTGGCAGCCGTTTTAGAAGAATAA
- the eutC gene encoding ethanolamine ammonia-lyase subunit EutC, with product MSNIQHQHTVKEDPWSSLKAFTSARIALGRTGTAIPLKEVLAFKLAHAHARDAVYSRLDNNLLLEELHASLLPVLLLHSSAADRHEYLQRPDKGRRLDQESIATLQAQPDAFMHRDVAIIIADGLSATAINIHAVPFLNHLLPLLKAAGISVAPVCLAEQARVAIGDEIGERLQAKMTLMLIGERPGLSAADGMGAYITFNPRTGNTDEGRNCVSNIRQDGLQYIPAAGKICYLLQESLRLQLSGVALKDNYEDPSLLTA from the coding sequence ATGAGTAACATACAACATCAGCATACCGTAAAGGAAGACCCCTGGTCTTCACTGAAGGCATTCACCTCAGCGCGTATTGCCCTGGGTAGAACGGGTACGGCTATTCCACTTAAAGAAGTGCTTGCTTTTAAACTGGCACATGCGCATGCAAGAGACGCCGTTTATTCCCGGTTGGATAATAATCTGTTACTGGAAGAATTACATGCATCGCTCTTGCCTGTATTACTATTACACAGCAGTGCTGCGGACCGCCATGAGTATTTACAGCGCCCGGATAAGGGCCGCCGTCTTGATCAGGAAAGTATAGCTACGTTGCAGGCACAACCGGATGCCTTTATGCACCGGGATGTGGCGATCATTATTGCAGATGGTTTGTCGGCTACAGCTATAAATATACATGCTGTTCCGTTTCTTAATCACTTATTGCCGTTGCTGAAGGCAGCCGGGATATCAGTAGCGCCGGTCTGTCTGGCGGAGCAGGCGAGGGTTGCCATTGGTGATGAGATAGGAGAACGGCTACAGGCAAAGATGACACTGATGCTGATAGGAGAAAGACCGGGCCTGAGTGCGGCTGATGGTATGGGGGCCTATATTACTTTCAATCCACGTACAGGCAATACAGATGAAGGGCGTAACTGCGTATCCAATATCAGGCAGGATGGTTTACAGTATATTCCTGCAGCCGGAAAGATCTGTTATCTGTTACAGGAATCACTGCGGTTGCAGTTGTCAGGGGTGGCATTGAAAGATAACTATGAAGACCCGTCACTGCTGACAGCATAG
- a CDS encoding sigma-70 family RNA polymerase sigma factor, protein MRHSQYLMTHDGYHISAEEATEALRSRDADVFRNIYNAYGEELYLLAYRWVRDHDLAKEVVQGLFTHLWEKGPALTITGNLRHYLYRAVSNRSINELKRTSRHVSDEALQWQADESSLHDVTDHLLLQKEIIRLLQALAPRCREIFMLSRFDGLEPAAIAEKLGITLNTVYFQLAVALKHLRTHLLNGKKLE, encoded by the coding sequence GTGCGCCATTCCCAATATCTGATGACGCACGACGGATACCATATCTCTGCAGAAGAAGCCACTGAAGCCCTCCGTAGCCGTGATGCCGATGTCTTCCGGAACATTTACAATGCCTATGGCGAGGAATTGTACCTGCTGGCTTATCGCTGGGTCAGAGATCATGACCTGGCTAAGGAAGTTGTGCAAGGTCTGTTCACGCACTTATGGGAAAAGGGACCAGCGCTAACGATCACGGGTAACCTGCGGCATTATCTGTACCGTGCCGTTTCCAACAGAAGCATTAACGAACTGAAACGGACGTCCCGGCACGTGAGTGACGAAGCCTTACAATGGCAGGCGGACGAATCCTCTTTGCATGATGTTACAGATCATTTATTATTGCAGAAAGAGATAATACGGTTATTGCAGGCACTGGCCCCGCGCTGCCGGGAGATCTTTATGCTCAGCCGTTTCGACGGGCTGGAACCTGCGGCTATTGCAGAGAAACTGGGTATCACATTGAATACCGTGTATTTCCAGCTGGCAGTTGCCCTGAAGCATCTGCGTACACATCTGCTGAATGGAAAAAAACTGGAGTAG
- a CDS encoding ethanolamine ammonia-lyase subunit EutB, with the protein MSYQHTIHYKTYQFNDLRTLLAKATPFRSGDALAGLAATTYEERVAAQMTLADVPLKTFLHDAIIPYEKDEITRLIIDSHDGAAFAPVSHFTVGELRDWLLSDAADTVTLQQLSPGLTPEMVAAVSKLMRNQDLISVAQKCEVVTRFRNTIGLKGHLSVRLQPNHNTDDPKGIAASIIDGLLYGSGDAVIGINPATDSPQAVVQLLRMLDQLREQFDIPTQSCILCHVTTALQIIHQAPVDLVFQSIGGTEKTNSSFGVQLKLLQEAHEAALSLNRGTVGNNVMYFETGQGSALSANAHEGVDQQTCEVRAYAVARKFSPLLVNTVVGFIGPEYLFDGKQIIRAALEDHCCGKLLGLPMGVDICYTNHAEADQDDMDNLLTLLGVAGCNFIMGVPGADDIMLNYQSTSFHDALYARKVLGLKPAPEFDAWLQRQGIMDARGQLQQVGKAHHLLSYQAG; encoded by the coding sequence GTGTCCTATCAACACACCATACATTATAAGACTTATCAGTTCAATGACCTGCGTACATTGCTGGCAAAGGCGACACCGTTCCGTTCGGGAGATGCATTAGCCGGACTGGCTGCAACGACGTACGAAGAGCGGGTGGCGGCACAAATGACACTGGCGGATGTACCGCTAAAGACGTTTCTGCACGACGCTATCATCCCTTATGAAAAGGATGAAATTACGCGCCTGATCATTGATTCACATGACGGGGCCGCATTTGCGCCGGTCAGTCATTTTACTGTAGGAGAGCTGCGCGACTGGTTGCTGAGTGACGCCGCGGATACGGTTACATTACAGCAGCTATCTCCCGGACTTACACCTGAGATGGTCGCTGCTGTGTCCAAACTAATGCGCAACCAGGATCTTATCAGTGTCGCACAGAAATGTGAAGTAGTGACGCGCTTCCGGAATACCATTGGTCTGAAAGGCCATCTCTCTGTACGACTGCAGCCTAATCATAATACGGACGATCCGAAAGGTATCGCAGCGAGCATCATAGACGGACTGCTATATGGTAGTGGTGATGCCGTGATAGGGATCAATCCGGCTACTGACAGTCCGCAGGCAGTGGTACAGTTACTGCGGATGCTCGATCAGCTGCGGGAGCAGTTTGACATTCCCACACAGTCCTGTATATTATGTCATGTCACCACTGCTTTGCAGATCATCCACCAGGCGCCTGTAGACCTTGTATTTCAATCTATCGGCGGGACGGAAAAAACAAACAGCAGTTTCGGTGTTCAGCTTAAACTCTTACAGGAAGCACATGAAGCGGCGTTATCACTGAACAGGGGCACTGTTGGTAATAACGTGATGTACTTTGAGACAGGACAGGGTAGTGCACTGTCGGCCAATGCGCATGAGGGAGTGGATCAGCAGACGTGTGAAGTGAGGGCTTATGCGGTGGCAAGAAAGTTCTCGCCACTGCTGGTGAATACAGTCGTAGGTTTCATCGGACCGGAATATCTGTTCGATGGTAAACAGATCATCCGTGCAGCATTGGAAGATCATTGCTGTGGTAAGTTACTGGGACTGCCTATGGGAGTGGACATCTGTTATACCAATCATGCAGAAGCAGACCAGGATGATATGGATAATCTGCTGACATTACTGGGTGTGGCGGGTTGTAACTTTATCATGGGTGTACCGGGAGCCGACGACATTATGCTGAACTATCAGTCCACTTCTTTTCATGATGCGCTGTACGCAAGAAAAGTACTGGGATTGAAGCCGGCGCCGGAGTTTGACGCGTGGTTACAACGGCAGGGCATTATGGATGCCCGCGGACAATTACAGCAGGTTGGCAAGGCACATCACTTATTAAGTTATCAGGCAGGATGA